In Bacillus sp. FJAT-45037, the following are encoded in one genomic region:
- a CDS encoding carbohydrate ABC transporter permease encodes MAKKSQNGSRFSLSETQLGYAMVAPALLLVIFITLWPVAISFYNSLFDYRLNDPTRSQKMLSSTIDLEAYVNTYYYLDRTLSDLSEGDPEIGYELELKEIEDNVRGLHQELLSDSNIESRYETVEDMVMRYQPVTNNDLKYVKIDNELAHDYKETLSDGAEFLASIQGSINGGDGELLILNSISYFENVNQAVLESNFIGFSHYSRYFQDGRMWAAMSNTLVFTVASVAAELVLGLMIALLINRQFKGRGIVRAAVLIPWAIPTAVAAMMWKYLYDGQYGIVSHYFEQLGLISSASVLLTTGSGAMFSVIFADVWKTTPYMALLLLAGLQTIPNALYEAARVDGANKIQIFFKVTLPLLKSAILVALLFRTLDAFRVFDLIYVLTGGGPANSTESISIYAYKTLFAQQNFGAGSALSVIVFLAVALISFLFIKLIGSELFDGRTKR; translated from the coding sequence ATGGCTAAGAAGTCTCAGAATGGATCTCGCTTTAGCTTAAGTGAAACACAACTAGGGTATGCCATGGTTGCTCCGGCTTTATTATTAGTTATTTTTATTACATTATGGCCAGTGGCGATATCCTTTTATAACAGTTTATTTGATTATCGTTTAAACGATCCGACCCGTTCACAGAAAATGTTGAGTTCGACGATCGATTTAGAAGCCTATGTGAATACCTATTACTACTTAGATCGAACGTTATCTGATCTCTCAGAGGGTGATCCTGAAATAGGCTATGAACTAGAGCTCAAAGAGATTGAAGACAATGTAAGAGGATTGCACCAAGAACTTCTTAGTGATTCAAACATTGAGTCTCGATATGAAACTGTTGAAGACATGGTGATGCGTTACCAACCTGTCACAAACAATGATTTAAAATACGTGAAAATTGATAATGAACTAGCACATGATTATAAGGAGACATTGAGTGACGGAGCTGAATTTCTTGCCAGTATCCAAGGATCGATCAATGGTGGGGACGGCGAGCTTCTTATCCTAAACTCGATTAGTTATTTTGAAAATGTTAATCAAGCAGTATTGGAATCGAATTTTATTGGTTTCTCACATTATTCAAGGTACTTTCAAGACGGACGAATGTGGGCCGCTATGAGTAATACATTAGTGTTTACAGTAGCCTCTGTTGCTGCTGAACTAGTATTAGGTTTAATGATTGCTTTGTTAATTAATCGACAATTTAAAGGGCGCGGAATTGTACGTGCTGCGGTCTTAATTCCATGGGCGATCCCAACGGCGGTTGCCGCGATGATGTGGAAATACTTATATGATGGTCAGTATGGAATTGTGTCTCATTATTTTGAACAGTTAGGACTCATTTCAAGTGCATCGGTCTTACTTACAACAGGAAGTGGCGCGATGTTCTCTGTAATCTTTGCAGATGTGTGGAAGACAACACCATACATGGCCCTTTTATTACTAGCAGGTCTACAAACGATCCCGAACGCTTTGTATGAAGCAGCAAGAGTGGATGGTGCGAATAAGATTCAAATCTTCTTTAAAGTGACATTACCACTGTTAAAGTCTGCGATATTAGTCGCCTTGTTATTTAGAACATTGGATGCGTTCCGAGTGTTTGACCTGATCTATGTATTAACAGGTGGAGGACCAGCGAACTCAACAGAATCGATTTCGATTTATGCCTACAAAACGTTGTTTGCACAGCAAAACTTCGGAGCCGGGTCTGCGTTATCGGTGATTGTATTCTTAGCTGTGGCACTCATTAGCTTCTTGTTTATCAAATTGATCGGTTCGGAATTATTCGATGGCCGAACGAAAAGGTAG
- a CDS encoding ABC transporter substrate-binding protein, with amino-acid sequence MKFFKRMAMGTFAVSMSVMLAACGGNEPTSDTPADPETDTDSGEEAAVDDDEVVTITYARGFDATEGNTKLVEAFMEQNPNIKVEFQEMPADTGAQHDSYVTAFSAQSAEIDVFDVDVIWPAEFAQANYALELDRFIDQDGIDMDAYFPGTVQSGNVGGKQFAMPKFTDAGLLYYRSDIIDTPPATWDELIEMASAHQGEEGTQFGYLMQANQYEGLVVNATEFIAAYGGEVINENGEVVINSPEAIKGIEKMAEIATSDFVPGDILSFMETETANSFIQGNAVFARNWPYMQSMANDEANSDVAGNVDFALLPAGDAGSAAGLGGWMTMISRYSENIEASWELVKFMTGPEGQKITAMYGGNAPTIEALYEDAEVQEVSPLFANEEFVSTLQNAVPRPITPIYPEISDIMQIELSSVLAGSITAEEAVANMEEKMNAAINN; translated from the coding sequence ATGAAATTTTTTAAACGTATGGCTATGGGTACTTTTGCAGTATCAATGTCAGTGATGCTTGCAGCTTGTGGGGGCAATGAACCGACAAGTGACACACCGGCAGATCCTGAGACAGACACAGATTCAGGTGAAGAGGCAGCGGTAGATGATGATGAAGTTGTGACGATTACGTATGCTCGTGGCTTTGATGCAACAGAAGGGAACACGAAGTTAGTTGAGGCGTTTATGGAACAAAACCCAAATATCAAAGTTGAATTCCAAGAGATGCCAGCTGATACAGGTGCTCAACATGATAGTTATGTAACCGCTTTCAGTGCACAAAGCGCAGAGATTGATGTCTTTGACGTTGATGTTATCTGGCCAGCAGAATTTGCTCAAGCAAACTATGCACTAGAACTTGATCGCTTTATCGACCAAGACGGCATTGATATGGATGCGTACTTCCCAGGAACCGTTCAATCTGGAAACGTAGGTGGAAAGCAATTTGCGATGCCTAAGTTCACAGATGCAGGTTTACTTTACTATCGTAGCGATATTATTGATACGCCACCAGCAACGTGGGATGAACTGATTGAGATGGCTTCTGCTCACCAAGGAGAAGAAGGAACTCAATTTGGTTACTTAATGCAAGCAAACCAATACGAAGGCCTAGTCGTTAATGCAACAGAATTCATTGCAGCTTATGGCGGTGAAGTCATCAACGAAAATGGTGAAGTAGTAATTAATAGTCCTGAAGCGATTAAAGGGATTGAGAAGATGGCTGAAATTGCGACATCTGACTTCGTTCCTGGTGATATCTTAAGCTTCATGGAAACAGAAACAGCGAACTCATTTATTCAAGGGAACGCAGTGTTTGCTCGAAACTGGCCTTACATGCAATCTATGGCAAATGATGAAGCAAACTCTGATGTTGCAGGTAATGTTGACTTCGCTCTTTTACCAGCTGGTGATGCAGGAAGTGCTGCTGGTCTTGGTGGATGGATGACGATGATCAGCCGTTACTCAGAAAATATTGAAGCATCTTGGGAGCTTGTGAAGTTCATGACAGGTCCTGAAGGTCAAAAGATTACAGCGATGTATGGCGGAAATGCACCGACAATCGAAGCATTGTATGAAGATGCCGAAGTACAAGAGGTCTCTCCATTGTTTGCAAACGAAGAGTTTGTAAGCACGCTACAAAATGCTGTACCACGTCCGATTACACCTATTTACCCTGAGATCTCTGACATTATGCAAATCGAACTTTCAAGTGTATTAGCAGGTTCGATCACAGCTGAGGAAGCTGTTGCGAACATGGAAGAGAAGATGAACGCAGCGATTAATAACTAA
- a CDS encoding adenine phosphoribosyltransferase, which translates to MDFKQHITIVENYPKEGIRFKDITTLMQEGPAYKAAIDEMADYAKDKDIDLVVGPEARGFVVGCPIAYSLGKGFVPVRKAGKLPREVLSVDYGLEYGKDSLTIHRDAIKKGQRVLIADDLLATGGTIEATIKMVEELGGIVVGIAFMIELDYLDGRGRLEGYDLFSLMTYK; encoded by the coding sequence ATGGATTTTAAACAGCATATTACAATTGTAGAAAACTATCCTAAAGAGGGTATTCGTTTTAAAGACATTACGACGTTAATGCAAGAAGGACCAGCGTATAAGGCAGCTATTGACGAAATGGCTGATTATGCAAAGGATAAAGACATTGATCTTGTCGTTGGACCAGAAGCACGAGGTTTTGTGGTTGGTTGTCCAATTGCTTATTCACTCGGTAAAGGATTCGTTCCAGTTCGTAAAGCAGGGAAATTACCTCGTGAAGTGCTCTCAGTTGATTACGGCTTAGAGTATGGAAAAGATAGCTTAACAATTCACCGTGATGCGATCAAGAAAGGTCAACGTGTATTAATTGCCGATGACTTGCTTGCAACAGGGGGAACGATTGAAGCGACAATTAAAATGGTCGAAGAGCTTGGTGGAATCGTTGTTGGTATTGCGTTTATGATTGAGCTTGACTACCTTGACGGCCGCGGGCGTTTAGAAGGATATGACTTATTCTCATTAATGACGTACAAATAA
- a CDS encoding carbohydrate ABC transporter permease, which produces MNKKAGLGFYIFLALFITLVMFPFLWVFLTSIKPPREIFASFSWFSSNPTLDSYRSALETRPLIRYMWNSIVVASLTTVIAIGFASLAAYALTRLPIRFKGLILGTVLAAAMFPQIAIISPIYNIITGLGLRNSYFGLVIPYITISLPLAIWILSTFFQKIPFELEESAKLDGATPFQTFRKIIFPLAAPGVFTTAILVFIASWNEYLFALTINTSDEWRTVPVGISMYQSQYSVPWGDISAATVLVTIPIVIIVLLFQRRIVSGLTSGSVKE; this is translated from the coding sequence ATGAATAAAAAAGCGGGATTAGGATTTTATATCTTTTTAGCTCTCTTTATCACTCTTGTCATGTTCCCATTTTTATGGGTGTTCTTGACATCGATCAAACCACCAAGAGAAATTTTTGCATCCTTCTCATGGTTCTCTTCGAACCCGACACTCGATTCCTATCGATCGGCACTAGAGACGAGGCCATTGATTCGGTATATGTGGAATAGTATTGTTGTGGCTTCCTTAACAACGGTCATTGCGATTGGCTTTGCATCACTAGCAGCCTACGCCTTAACGAGATTGCCGATTCGCTTTAAAGGGTTAATTTTAGGAACGGTTTTAGCAGCGGCGATGTTTCCACAAATCGCGATTATCTCACCAATCTATAACATTATTACTGGGCTAGGCTTACGTAATAGTTATTTCGGTTTAGTCATTCCATATATTACTATTAGTTTGCCGCTTGCGATTTGGATTTTGTCCACCTTCTTCCAAAAGATTCCTTTTGAATTAGAGGAATCGGCCAAGTTAGACGGTGCGACACCATTTCAGACTTTCCGAAAAATTATTTTTCCGTTGGCGGCACCTGGCGTGTTTACAACAGCAATTCTCGTCTTCATTGCTTCTTGGAATGAGTATTTATTCGCCTTAACGATTAATACTAGTGATGAATGGCGTACAGTTCCAGTTGGGATCTCGATGTACCAAAGTCAATACAGTGTACCTTGGGGAGATATTTCAGCTGCAACGGTTTTAGTGACGATACCAATTGTCATTATCGTTCTATTGTTCCAACGAAGAATTGTCTCAGGACTTACATCTGGATCAGTTAAAGAATAG
- the recJ gene encoding single-stranded-DNA-specific exonuclease RecJ, translating into MLKPKARWKIQEQDNLKTELLVKELGVDTLVAQLLLNRGIDTPEAAKTFLCTEEMTYHDPYLLDGMSETVTRIKEAIENKEKILIFGDYDADGVSSTSVMIYTLQELGASFDYYIPNRFTEGYGPNEPALRRAKEEGYALVVTVDTGISAVHEASIAREIGLDFIITDHHEAPPTLPDAFAIVNPKNPGCSYPFKGLAGVGVAFKVAQALLDRIPVELLDIAVIGTIADLVPLVDENRLLAKEGLKALQSTEKPGLRALMEVCGVGQDTLSGDHVGFGIGPRINAAGRLDSADPAVELMITNDPVEAKQLAARIDALNKERQSIVNAITEEAVEMVETMFPPSENNVLIVAKSGWNAGVIGIVASRLVERFYRPTIVLSIDEEKGTAKGSARSIEGFDMFKELSESRDILPHFGGHPMAAGMTLQESDLELLRERLNQQAGDVLTEEDFKPLTKVDLQTTVDHISLKVIKQLDALAPFGVSNPTPKVMIEDVHIDQMRRIGSEANHLKISLAQNGANLDGIGFHLGHLHDEISQTAKVSVIGTLSVNEWNGHVKPQMMLEDVAVKEWQLFDWRSIQAKRLADRLQEIPNDQRVIVCFQEATAEQLALNEFEDVVRASDLTGTVGVFEDKYVVLLDVPNTRQEFEELFSDQGIPSRVYTIFHQTEDSFFTSNPNRDQFKWYYAFLVQRKTFDLKKRGNDLAKHKGWSKHTIDFMSQVFLELGFVTIDNGVLTTSESPEKKSLEHSLTYQRKQEHAQIENQFVYSSYEELKQWFNRIILPTKIDERQIKETV; encoded by the coding sequence ATGTTAAAACCTAAGGCAAGATGGAAAATACAAGAACAAGACAATCTAAAAACAGAATTACTTGTAAAAGAATTAGGTGTGGATACACTTGTGGCTCAATTATTATTAAATCGTGGTATTGACACTCCAGAAGCTGCAAAAACATTTTTATGTACCGAAGAAATGACCTATCATGATCCGTATTTGTTAGACGGCATGAGCGAAACAGTAACCCGAATAAAAGAAGCGATTGAAAATAAAGAAAAAATCCTCATTTTTGGAGATTATGATGCGGATGGAGTGAGCAGTACCTCCGTCATGATTTACACATTACAAGAACTTGGAGCAAGCTTTGATTATTATATTCCTAACCGATTCACAGAAGGGTATGGTCCGAATGAACCGGCCTTACGCCGAGCGAAAGAAGAGGGATATGCTCTTGTTGTGACGGTCGATACAGGAATATCAGCCGTACATGAGGCGAGTATAGCACGAGAGATAGGTTTAGACTTTATTATCACCGATCACCATGAAGCGCCACCGACGTTACCTGATGCGTTCGCGATTGTAAATCCGAAAAATCCGGGATGCTCGTATCCATTTAAAGGACTCGCAGGGGTTGGTGTGGCTTTTAAAGTAGCGCAAGCCTTACTCGATCGAATTCCTGTTGAATTACTTGATATTGCAGTGATTGGAACGATTGCTGACTTGGTACCACTTGTCGATGAGAATCGTTTACTTGCCAAAGAGGGATTAAAAGCATTGCAATCAACAGAAAAACCAGGCTTACGTGCGCTGATGGAAGTGTGCGGAGTTGGGCAGGATACGTTATCGGGAGATCATGTAGGATTTGGAATTGGACCTCGAATTAACGCAGCAGGCAGACTTGATTCAGCCGATCCAGCCGTTGAATTAATGATTACAAATGACCCAGTCGAAGCGAAACAATTAGCTGCTAGGATTGATGCGTTAAATAAAGAGCGTCAAAGCATCGTCAATGCCATTACCGAAGAAGCGGTGGAAATGGTTGAGACGATGTTTCCACCGAGTGAAAATAATGTATTAATTGTCGCCAAATCTGGTTGGAATGCAGGGGTTATCGGTATTGTCGCCTCGCGCCTCGTTGAGCGTTTTTATCGCCCGACGATTGTTCTTAGCATTGATGAAGAAAAGGGTACCGCAAAAGGCTCAGCAAGAAGCATAGAAGGCTTTGACATGTTTAAGGAGCTATCAGAAAGCCGCGACATCCTTCCTCATTTCGGTGGACATCCGATGGCAGCTGGTATGACATTACAAGAGAGCGATCTTGAACTTCTTCGTGAACGTTTGAATCAACAAGCGGGCGATGTATTAACGGAAGAAGACTTTAAGCCATTAACGAAAGTCGACCTTCAAACAACTGTCGATCATATTTCGTTAAAGGTCATTAAACAATTAGACGCGTTAGCGCCTTTTGGTGTTAGTAATCCGACGCCAAAAGTGATGATAGAAGATGTGCATATTGATCAGATGCGACGGATTGGTAGCGAAGCGAATCATTTAAAGATTAGTCTCGCTCAGAATGGGGCGAACTTAGACGGGATTGGGTTCCATCTAGGTCATCTGCATGATGAAATTAGTCAGACGGCTAAGGTTTCTGTGATTGGCACACTGTCTGTTAATGAATGGAACGGACATGTTAAACCACAAATGATGCTTGAAGATGTTGCGGTCAAAGAATGGCAACTGTTCGATTGGCGCAGCATTCAGGCGAAAAGACTAGCAGATCGCTTGCAAGAGATTCCAAATGACCAACGAGTGATTGTTTGTTTCCAAGAGGCAACCGCGGAACAACTAGCGCTGAATGAATTTGAAGACGTCGTCCGAGCGAGTGACTTAACAGGAACGGTTGGTGTATTTGAAGATAAGTATGTCGTATTACTAGATGTTCCAAATACGCGTCAAGAATTCGAGGAGCTCTTTAGTGACCAAGGAATTCCGAGTCGCGTGTATACGATCTTCCATCAAACAGAAGACTCTTTCTTTACGTCGAACCCGAATCGCGATCAGTTTAAGTGGTATTATGCATTTCTTGTTCAGCGCAAAACCTTCGATCTTAAAAAACGGGGGAATGACCTAGCCAAGCATAAAGGTTGGTCAAAACATACAATTGATTTCATGTCACAGGTGTTTTTAGAGCTAGGATTTGTTACAATAGACAATGGTGTCCTTACTACTAGTGAATCACCAGAGAAAAAGTCATTAGAACATTCTTTGACATATCAACGAAAACAAGAACATGCACAAATTGAAAATCAATTCGTTTATTCTTCCTACGAGGAATTGAAGCAATGGTTCAATCGCATAATTCTTCCAACTAAAATAGATGAACGACAGATCAAGGAGACGGTGTAG
- a CDS encoding Gfo/Idh/MocA family protein: MKRLKVAVIGCGSIATNRHLPEYHQNENVEIVAVCDVVEERAQKTAHQYEAKAYTSYEELFAKESIDLVSVCTPNYLHAKISVAALSAGLHVLCEKPMATSKEECDAMIEAAKESGKKLMIAHNQRFVASHQKARDLIASGEVGKIYSFRTAFGHAGPETWSADGKESWFFKKDEAFIGAMGDLGVHKSDLLRYILGEEVTEVSAFVTTSAKENASVDDSAVAILKTESGTIGTLAASWSYVAKEDNSTIIYGEKAILRLEDDPVHSLVVEYKTGEIVRYELGQIQSNDEGGQSNSHVIDHFVQAILRNDEPLITGIEGKRSLDIILGAMEASETGRTIRLEK; the protein is encoded by the coding sequence ATGAAACGATTAAAAGTAGCAGTCATTGGATGCGGGAGTATTGCTACTAATCGTCACTTACCAGAGTATCATCAAAATGAGAATGTTGAGATTGTCGCTGTATGTGATGTAGTGGAAGAACGAGCGCAAAAAACAGCTCATCAATACGAGGCAAAAGCATACACATCCTATGAAGAATTATTTGCAAAAGAATCGATCGATCTCGTTAGTGTATGTACACCCAACTATCTTCACGCAAAGATCTCGGTGGCAGCCTTATCGGCAGGACTTCACGTATTATGTGAAAAACCAATGGCCACATCAAAAGAAGAGTGCGACGCCATGATTGAAGCAGCGAAGGAATCAGGAAAAAAGCTAATGATTGCTCACAACCAACGCTTTGTTGCATCTCATCAAAAAGCGCGTGATCTCATCGCTTCAGGAGAAGTTGGTAAAATTTATAGTTTTAGAACGGCCTTTGGTCATGCAGGTCCAGAAACATGGAGTGCTGACGGAAAGGAAAGTTGGTTCTTTAAAAAGGATGAAGCGTTTATTGGAGCGATGGGCGATCTAGGTGTACATAAATCCGATTTGCTCCGTTATATTTTAGGTGAAGAAGTGACAGAAGTCTCAGCTTTTGTGACAACAAGCGCGAAAGAAAATGCATCGGTTGATGATAGTGCCGTGGCAATTTTGAAAACGGAATCAGGCACAATTGGAACATTGGCCGCTAGTTGGTCCTATGTGGCAAAAGAAGATAATTCTACGATCATATATGGTGAAAAAGCGATCTTACGCTTAGAAGATGATCCTGTGCATTCGTTGGTAGTCGAGTACAAAACAGGAGAGATCGTTCGCTATGAGTTAGGGCAAATTCAATCCAATGATGAGGGTGGACAATCGAATTCTCATGTCATTGATCACTTTGTTCAAGCCATTTTACGTAACGATGAACCGCTCATTACAGGAATAGAAGGAAAGCGCTCATTAGATATTATTCTCGGTGCTATGGAAGCTAGCGAAACAGGTCGAACGATACGTTTAGAGAAGTAG
- a CDS encoding ThuA domain-containing protein, with the protein MNITVWNENVHEQQNEKVREVYPEGIHQALASIFKNSEHNVRTATLQEPEHGLSKEVLEKTDVLLWWGHVAHDEVEDHVVQAVCDRVQAGMGLIVLHSGHFSKVFKKLMGTSCDLKWREVGEKERLWVVEPSHPIVAGIDSHIVIEEEEMYGEHFDIPTPEELVFISWFEGGEVFRSGCTYRRGLGKVFYFRPGHETFPTYYNEQIRRVIENAVNWAEPVKREGPTYGNAQPLEEIKAKN; encoded by the coding sequence ATGAATATTACAGTATGGAACGAAAATGTCCATGAACAACAAAATGAAAAAGTACGTGAGGTGTACCCTGAAGGGATTCATCAAGCGTTAGCTTCTATCTTCAAAAATTCAGAGCATAACGTTCGAACAGCGACTTTACAAGAGCCTGAGCATGGGTTGTCTAAGGAAGTGCTAGAGAAGACGGATGTTCTATTATGGTGGGGGCATGTGGCACACGATGAAGTGGAAGATCACGTCGTACAGGCCGTCTGTGATCGAGTTCAAGCAGGTATGGGGCTAATCGTTCTTCACTCAGGGCATTTTTCCAAAGTGTTTAAAAAGTTAATGGGGACGTCATGTGACCTGAAATGGCGAGAAGTTGGAGAAAAAGAACGACTATGGGTTGTGGAGCCTAGCCATCCAATTGTTGCTGGTATCGATTCCCATATAGTAATTGAAGAAGAGGAGATGTACGGGGAGCATTTCGATATCCCGACGCCAGAAGAGTTAGTGTTTATTAGTTGGTTTGAAGGTGGAGAAGTGTTTCGTAGCGGATGCACATACAGAAGAGGACTAGGAAAGGTGTTCTACTTTAGACCAGGTCACGAAACGTTCCCAACCTATTACAATGAACAAATTCGTCGAGTAATCGAAAACGCGGTCAACTGGGCAGAACCAGTGAAACGTGAAGGGCCTACGTATGGAAATGCACAACCATTAGAAGAAATTAAAGCGAAGAACTAG
- a CDS encoding RelA/SpoT family protein, translating to MTIDQVIEKASLYLSEEDVAFLRKAYEFAEKSHSGQYRKSGEPYILHPIQVAGIVIELELDPNTVAAAFLHDVVEDTEVTIEEIEEEFNDQVAMLVDGVTKLKKFKYKSKEEQQAENHRKMLVAMAKDIRVILIKLADRLHNMRTLKFMPPEKQRVTSNETLEIFAPLAHRLGISTIKWELEDIALRYLDPQQYYRIVNLMKRKRTEREQYLSGVMDKISDHLTDVNVRAELSGRPKHIYSIYRKMILQNKQFTEIYDLLAVRIIVKNIKDCYAVLGIIHTCWKPMPGRFKDYIAMPKANMYQSLHTTVVGPYGDPLEVQIRTEEMHQIAEFGVAAHWAYKEGKPVASTSHDSFEDKLTWFRDIIESQNDTNDAQEFMESLKMDLFSDMVFVFTPKGDVLDLPRGSVPLDFAYRIHSEIGNRCIGAKVNGKMVPLDHELNTGDIVEVMTSKHSYGPSQDWLKITQSSHAKNKIKQWFKKERREENIEKGREIVEKEIRALDFEPKEVLTIENIREVANKFSFAGEEDMFAAAGYGGISAKQIVNRMTEKLRKQLDQEQEEQSLADAISEIPSFTQKKKASSGVRVKGVDNLLIRLSRCCTPVPGDDIIGYITKGRGVSIHRADCTNVNTEEAKTRLLPVEWEGDLKQSKSYNVDIEITGFDRNGLLNEVLQAVTESRTMINEVSGKSDHRNKVATIHMTILIQNIDHLHKVVEKIKHLQDIYSVRRIMH from the coding sequence ATGACCATAGATCAAGTAATTGAAAAAGCAAGTCTATATCTTAGTGAAGAGGACGTTGCTTTTTTACGCAAGGCTTACGAATTTGCTGAAAAATCTCATAGTGGTCAATACCGAAAATCGGGTGAACCATACATTCTTCATCCCATTCAAGTCGCAGGGATCGTCATTGAGTTAGAACTAGACCCTAATACTGTGGCTGCAGCGTTTTTACATGACGTTGTGGAAGATACAGAAGTGACAATTGAAGAGATTGAAGAAGAATTTAATGATCAAGTAGCCATGCTCGTTGATGGTGTAACAAAGTTAAAGAAGTTTAAGTACAAGTCGAAAGAAGAGCAACAAGCGGAGAACCACCGTAAGATGCTTGTAGCGATGGCAAAAGACATTCGTGTCATTTTAATAAAGTTGGCTGATCGTCTCCATAACATGAGAACGTTAAAGTTTATGCCACCAGAAAAGCAACGAGTGACGTCAAACGAAACACTTGAAATTTTCGCTCCACTTGCCCATAGGCTCGGTATCTCTACAATTAAGTGGGAGTTAGAGGACATTGCTCTTCGTTATTTAGATCCACAACAGTACTACCGTATTGTGAATCTAATGAAGCGTAAACGGACAGAACGAGAGCAGTATCTATCGGGTGTGATGGATAAGATTAGTGATCACTTAACGGATGTCAATGTTAGAGCTGAACTCTCAGGTCGTCCTAAGCATATTTACAGTATTTATCGCAAAATGATTCTACAAAACAAGCAATTCACTGAGATTTATGATTTGCTTGCTGTTCGAATTATCGTGAAAAATATTAAAGACTGCTATGCTGTGCTAGGTATCATCCATACATGCTGGAAGCCGATGCCAGGACGTTTTAAAGACTATATTGCGATGCCTAAAGCGAATATGTATCAATCACTGCATACAACCGTTGTCGGGCCATATGGTGATCCACTTGAGGTGCAAATTCGAACAGAAGAAATGCACCAAATAGCGGAGTTTGGGGTTGCCGCACACTGGGCGTACAAAGAAGGCAAGCCCGTAGCGTCAACTTCTCATGATTCATTTGAGGACAAGCTGACTTGGTTCCGTGACATTATCGAGTCGCAAAATGATACGAATGATGCACAAGAATTTATGGAATCGTTGAAGATGGACTTATTTAGTGACATGGTCTTTGTGTTTACACCAAAGGGCGATGTGCTTGATCTTCCTCGTGGCTCTGTGCCACTTGACTTTGCCTACCGTATTCATAGTGAGATCGGTAATCGCTGTATAGGTGCAAAGGTTAACGGCAAGATGGTGCCTCTTGATCACGAGTTAAATACAGGCGATATTGTCGAAGTGATGACATCGAAGCATTCGTATGGACCTAGTCAAGATTGGTTAAAAATCACACAATCTTCTCACGCAAAAAACAAAATTAAGCAATGGTTCAAGAAAGAACGCAGAGAAGAAAACATTGAAAAAGGTCGAGAGATTGTTGAAAAAGAAATTCGTGCTCTTGATTTTGAACCTAAAGAAGTGTTAACGATTGAAAACATTCGAGAGGTAGCCAACAAGTTTAGCTTTGCAGGTGAAGAAGATATGTTTGCCGCAGCGGGCTACGGTGGAATTAGTGCTAAGCAAATCGTCAATCGTATGACCGAAAAGCTACGTAAACAACTAGACCAAGAACAAGAAGAACAATCACTAGCCGATGCGATTAGCGAAATCCCATCATTTACACAAAAAAAGAAAGCTAGTTCTGGTGTTCGTGTAAAGGGTGTGGATAACCTATTAATTCGTCTATCACGTTGTTGTACGCCAGTTCCTGGTGATGATATTATCGGCTATATTACGAAAGGTCGAGGGGTTTCGATTCACCGTGCTGATTGTACGAACGTAAATACAGAAGAAGCTAAGACACGACTCCTTCCTGTTGAATGGGAGGGTGATCTTAAACAATCAAAATCCTATAATGTAGATATTGAAATTACTGGATTTGATCGAAATGGTCTCTTAAATGAAGTACTACAAGCTGTAACAGAGTCAAGAACGATGATTAATGAAGTCTCTGGAAAAAGTGATCACCGAAATAAAGTTGCTACGATTCATATGACGATTTTAATTCAAAACATTGATCACCTTCATAAAGTCGTAGAAAAAATTAAACATTTACAAGATATATATTCTGTTCGCCGTATTATGCATTAA
- the dtd gene encoding D-aminoacyl-tRNA deacylase, which produces MRVVLQRSKQASVTVEGEVVGHIDAGLVLLVGITHEDTNKDVEYIADKVINLRIFEDEEGKMNHSLLDLKKDILSISQFTLYGDCRKGRRPNFMQAAKPDLALERYDYFNEVLRQKGIRVETGTFGAMMDVQLINDGPVTLVVESK; this is translated from the coding sequence TTGCGCGTAGTCTTACAACGATCTAAACAAGCATCTGTAACCGTAGAAGGTGAAGTCGTCGGTCACATTGATGCAGGGCTCGTTCTTTTAGTTGGAATTACTCATGAAGATACAAACAAAGATGTTGAATATATAGCTGATAAAGTTATCAACTTACGAATTTTTGAAGATGAGGAAGGAAAGATGAACCACTCTCTTCTCGATCTCAAAAAAGATATTTTATCGATTTCGCAATTTACGTTATACGGTGATTGTCGAAAAGGACGCAGACCAAACTTCATGCAAGCAGCGAAACCCGATCTAGCACTTGAGCGCTATGATTATTTCAACGAAGTCTTAAGACAAAAAGGCATCCGTGTTGAAACGGGCACATTCGGTGCGATGATGGACGTTCAATTAATAAATGACGGACCCGTTACGCTTGTAGTAGAGAGTAAGTAA